A region of the Triplophysa dalaica isolate WHDGS20190420 unplaced genomic scaffold, ASM1584641v1 Contig18, whole genome shotgun sequence genome:
CTACTTTTCTCTCATGTTCTATAATGAATACAGGAAATATTTCAGGATTGTCATCCAGTTCATTTTCTGAAGTCAAGAGCACATGGAGTGATAGAGAAATCTGCAAACATTTCCAGGTGAGTATCTGCTCTGTCACAATGCTCAATCTCTGTTGTCAAAGCGTTTGAAGGTTCATGTGACCAGGTCTTATtgtatgttgtgttgtgtgtcaggTGTGTGTCAGTGAACGCAGATCCTCTTCAGACTCTCATCACATACACGGACTGGGTCTCCAACTGGGTTTCTGAACTGGTCATCTGTGACTCTGTCAAGGTGATGCTGTATTCAGTATTttcaacctttttttaaataaatctggttgtgtgtgtgtgtgtgtgtgtgttgtttaaattttattttatttaaaattaaatttgggTTCATATCATATCAGCTTGAAATGTGAAACTGTCTCTACGTTGTTTGGGATCAAGAAGAatgaaatttcattaaaatctaGAAATGATTGTAAAAGACAGAAACTGGTTTTAGCAGAAAGGTGCTGTATTATTCCACagctctcaactcaactcaactcaactttatttatatagcgctttttacaattttcattgttacacaGGTGTAcagttgtgtgttgttgtgtttaattATTCTTTTAGGCTCAGACTGCTTTGCTCGCTCGATTTCTTGCGGTTGGAAAGTTTTGCTATGAGATGAGAAACTTCGCCACAGCCGTGCAGATTTTGTCAGGTCTGGAGAATGTGATTGTGAGACAATTACCGGTGAGAAAAAAAACGATAAACTATATTTgtcgttgttgttgtttgttatcTGTCAGCTCCAGCTGCTGAAATGTTAATTACACATCAGTTTAATGcagatttaatataaacatattcataAATCATCCTTCTGCATTGTGTGCGGAAACGAAACAGCGTTGATTTTAAGCGTGAAATGAAATTGCATGAGAAAGGCGTTGTGTTTACTGAATTTGTTAGACAGAATTTCTTGTCTTGTGTGTGATGCTCAGGCCTGGAAGTGTCCTCCCTCTGAAGGTGTGTGCGCTTCTGAGGAGCTCAAGGCTGTGCAGGTGACTTCTGCTCGATATCTGAAAATAACATCAACGTTTAGATCCACAACTCACTAGAACAATAGAGTCTCGTGCTGATCTCAGATGGGTTGTGTGGATGTGTGATACGCTCCGCAGGTGTTTCTGAAGAGTGATAATCTGTGTCTGATGGAGGGATGGCAGGCGAGAGCTCCACCCACTTTACCTGCGCCTCATATCCTGGCCATGCACCTGCAGCAGCTGGAGATCGGCTCATTCACCACCACCAGCGGATCACTCAAATGGATCAAACTGAGGTCAGAGCTTCACAGTAAACCACAAAGTGTCACAAAGTGAATCAGTCTGAGAAAGAACACGTCAATTGAATGAGACTTTAGCATgaggtcctgactctctgtggtcattCATAATCCCAGATTTCCAAATAACATCAAACGTTTAAAGAATGAGCAGAAGGACACGTGTGAGAGTGAAACCAGATTCACTGCAGTACACAAATCAGAATAAAATcaccatgaacacacacacacactttagaGCAGACAGATGTGGAGGTCATAGGTCAGGGAGAATCAAGTGTGTTGGTAATGATGCAGCTGGTCGCTCTACATGCTGATGTTGAATcgtttgtgtgagtgtgcgtgcatgtgtgtgtgtgtgtgtgtgtgcgtgtctgatgtttgtttgtctgtgtgtgtttgtatgtctgtgtgtgtttgtttgtgtgtgtgtacttgtacatctatctttatgaggatcagtttgagttttagaccagcagagtgaggactaagagagtaaaatgaggacattttggccggtcctcactttctgagacccctttaaagtgcTGTTGAGGGTCAAGTCCTGGTTTtaaggtttaggttataatcaggtttaggttataatcaggtttaggttataatcaggtttaggatataatcaggtttaggttataatcaggtttaggttataatcaggtttaggttataatcaggtttaggttataatcaggtttaggttataatcaggtttaggatataatcaggtttaggatataatcaggtttaggttataatcaggtttaggttataatcaggtttagtttataatcaggtttaggttataatcaggtttaggttataatcaggtttaggttataatcaggtttaggttataatcaggtttagtttataatcaggtttaggttataatcaggtttaggttataatcaggtttaggttataatcaggtttaggttataatcaggtttagggtgAGGGTTATGGTTATGGTTAGGTACTCACTTCTGATGCTTAGGGTAAGGGGCTAGAGATTGCATTGTGTCAatgtatgtcctcataaagatagctgtacaaacatgtgtgtgtatgtgagtgtgtgtgtgcgcgtgcgtgcgtgtgtgtgtgtgtgtgcgtgcgtgtgcagCAGATGGTGAATGATTGTTAGAATATGCCGTGAGCCGTGGGTCTGTGCCAGGGGCCGTAGTGCTGGTGTATTAGTTTAGGTCAATTCCCTCAAGAGCTGAACACACAGCTGGTTGTTGTACATCTGTAGCTCACAACATTAACattcatgacacacacacacacactttgagTTAATCTGATCACACACTGATAATAAACTCAATGGTGTTTTCTGTTCAGACAAGATGAcgttattgtttttcttttgttgatgtttttgttatttgttatttatggaCTATTGTCACTGAGCATATTATAAaccaagtttaaaaaaaaaaaacatatttacagtaaTACAGTATTGTTTGAAAGCATGACATGTCTTATGTTTGTGACGGTGCTGCTGGTCTGTCCTCACAGGAACATTGCACGTGTGGTGAGTCAAGTTCATGCGTTCCAAGAGAATCTGTACTCTTACACTCCAGACCTCGAGCTGCAGTCGTACCTGCGTGGACGCATCGCTCGTCTCGGTGAATGTGACATCTCTCTCCTCGCCTCAGACAATAATGTCAACTTTAACCAGATGGCCAGCGATCGGCACGGCCGCAGGATCCAGGACACGCTGCGCCGGGTGAAAGCATCATTTCAGTGAGTGTCTGGAGGTGTCGTCTGAACCCTGATGTGAGAGGAACTCTGAGAAGTCattcatctttctctctttaaacTCTCATGAGGACAACGTGACCTCCAGCGGTCTCAGGGTTTGTGATCAATTACTTTTATGAAGTTTCTCACAGGTAAACGGCCAAATAAAACAGTCTGAGTATATTTAGATGATATTTATTGATCATTTAAGTTAGTTTGAGAGAATTAATTATGTTATTAGATCTAAAGGTTATATGGGAATGTGAAATATTGCGCTAAGCTTTTCAGAGTGAAGAATAAACtgtcatgctttaaaaaatcaatTGTTAAGTAGATTTAAGCCGTCACCTCACTGTCacacatttgcataaagttaaaTTGTTGTTAAAATCACTGAATCCATCAGAACATTTTGGCAGTTTTCACACTTTTCTTGTTTAAAAGATTAAGTAACGTTTGACAGAGAATTTGGTTTATGCTTGATATGATTTTTACTAAAGTCTTCTGTAACTCGTGTAGTTTCATTgattcagtcataataaatatttgtgacATGAACTTGTTTCATCAGGGCTTTATTAGGACAGCTGACAAAACATTTCACTCATTTGCAggattacagtttttctcgattgctaacacacaattTACCATTTTCTGACAACTATAAACAAATTCTCAGAACAACAAACCAAGTTGTACAAACCCCACACAAACACCCTCACTTCACAAAGGTTTGATCAtattctcattcagaaaacacaaacatacaatatattgaactaaagtgtcaagatgtaaactcaaatGACACACATATCAGAATGTCCGGATCATATCAAGCGGACCTCATCCTAGAATCATCTACAGGGCTTTATACTACAGTATCATCACAACAGACACTTTATATCAGAGACATTTCACTATTCTGTGTCCAGTAAACTGGATAGCATGTGTACACCCTCAAATCTGTGATTGTCAAATTTATttgtaacatattttttacttgttcTGTATTTTGGCGGAACTCAGAGACGACTACTTACCAAAAATAATTTGTCAGAAGACCAAGAAATTGTAATAGTATCCTGTATCGTTGGGCCAAAGGTGCAGAGGACgccatgtttatttatatatttatgcaaatgtattctgtattgtgttgcatacccagtttatatatatatatatatatttttttttacttttcatgtcttgtttatttcatctaCTTTCATCTAAGATTCCCTACCGTAACAGAGTGCaattgttaatttttttctaaagcTCATTGTTGCATTTTGCTCTTTCTGCACCTTTTTATGATCGTAATAGACACTAAGCTGTCAAACTACTATTTTCTTGAATCCCAATAAGAGTTTTTATCAACAGTGTCTTGAAATGATGTCACCAGTGTCTGAGACTgctgtagtgtgtgtgtttctgagggCTTGTGTGTCATGTTTGGGGGGAAGTTTTTTTCTCAGCATGTTTAAATGGTTTTGAGAAGAGAGCTTCATCTTGACCCAAAAATAGGATGTTAAGGGAATTGGGTGAGATattatggatttgtgtttagagtttcGAGAAAAGGAGCcataatttcaagaaatgtgtttagaaaTCGAGAAAAACAAGAATGAATTGCATGTAGTCCATTGAATAGATGTACGTGTTGTGTAAAGCTGGTGCAcaatgagatttttttcatgaatGGAGCAGAATAAAGTCTGTATTTGACACAGTTTACATATCAAACTTTGTTGACTATACAAATTGtcattcattttgatttgaCTTTCTTCAACGTTTTTTTCTTCAAAGAATAAACAGAAGATCCAGACAAATGATGCTTTCTCAGTGTTAAATAAGTGAGACCAGAGCTTGTGGTCACgtctttgttaaatattttctgAATCAATTTCTGTTGATGCACAAACCTCCATGTTTTATAGCTTTTTTATAGCATTTGATCATTTCCCTATTACTAATTAGATAAAAACCATACTAACTGCTGCAGGGCATGTTGTCACATTATACTGTAAACACCATAAATCAAAACTTTTGTGAACTCTACAgacaaatgtacttttttaaactGTGGAAGTTGACAACTTTTAAAACACGGCAACAACTTTGTCAAGATAAACATTTGAAAGCTTTCgttaaaatatatacacaaacatgtgCATGTGATGGAATTAGAATATTACTTTTTAgataaaatatgatttcagaGGTTTTACCAGATGCTTCAACTCTCTggtgaaaaaacacatttgtgtgcTGAACTTTTAGCTCAAAACTTGGCAGCTACTGAATTGCAGATCATCtacagtgtgacaacatgccccggACTGTCCATGATCTATTCCATACATCAGCAATGGTAAATATATGTTTCCTATGACAGACTCTGTGTTCATGGAGAGATGCAGTTCGGGGATGATTCGCTGCGGTTAGTTTCAGTGGAGGTGAGGAAAGACGCGCCGTCGGACGCGCTGCCTGTGACGCGCAGCAGATCCTCttcattgtgttgtgtagggATCAAAGCGCTTGAGATAAAGACTTTAATGGGGAGTGAAAGAGCTCAGGTCCTGCTGCTCTATAGATCAGTGATAAACATGCAGTGATCTTCATTGTCCAGCTAAACGATCCTTTGAGTCTCTCGGTCTCTCCACCAAAGAGATTCACATTCAGATAAACCCCAGAAACActtctcaacacacacacacattccttaCATTCTCGTTTATCACGAATAACCACTTAATCTTCTCTTCACACTTGAAATGCTAAATTAATTTATCCATCACTACTGAGactttgattttatttacatcattgCATTTAAAACCCTTCAGTGATTTCAGCCTCTATTTTGATTCCTTGCACGTTATTGTCAAAGCAGAACGAGTGTTCAAGTAAAATATTAAGATCATTGAAaatcaattatattatatatataaaatacatatgtaCTCGGATGTATTCGTGAGAAATTAAATGCGGTTTTAATTGGGTGTTTTCTCATCTTTTCATGGGTTGATTTGAGTTTGTGTGCTCAGGTTTAAGCTTCTCCGGGTGAGAATTTGCATCTTAACTGCAGGTCAATCAGAGTTAATTGTGTTGCTACTGTAACTCCTTTGATCCGCGATGTTTGCCGAACGCACCAAACGCTGATGTGATGGTCCGCTGGCGCCACAGACTCCCCAGGGCATCAGGATGTCTTCATACATCACCATTTGACTTTACATTGTCTTTATGCGTCCACAGAAGTCAGAAACCACCAGATATTACAGAACCCACATTGCGTCGGTTCATTATGTGGCTCCCAGACCTATTGTtggactaaatataaatgtataaaaccgGTTACGATTAGCCAAGCTTGCTTGGTTGTAACtgaatttttcacattttacaagTCTTACACTTTACACCCTTTCAATAAAGGTTGAGGTTTATCATTTTTGTCCTTTAAAGATTTGAGTTTCCATTAGGCCTACCCGATGTCACTTTCAACATGAACGCGCCATACTGGATCCAGTTGTTCGGACGCTGCATCATTGTTTGGAGAGGATGCAGACAGCTGGATGCGACAGAGGTTCTCACAGACAAGCTGGCGCCAGGCTTTCACACAATCACAGGATATGTAAAGACTTCAATAACGACCCATTAGGCCTAATGATTGACAATCGATCAGGCGTTAACGCTCATGCATATGTTAATGCAGTCCTGAGACGGCCTATATATTGGGGGTCCCTTCGGGCGACCTTGCAGACACTCTTGGATTGTACTCGGATAATAAACACTCGCGTTGACTTGACTGAGAAACAGACAGCAATCATGGTGAAGAACTTTTCTGCGGACTGGCTCGCCCAAAGCTTTCATGCTGCCGCTCCCGATGATGTTCCAGAGCCGGAGAAGAAGCGCCACAGGCCTCACGTGCCCTGTTTGGCTCAACCGAGACCTCCAACATCATACGACAAGATTTACGTGCAGCCTAAACCAAAGGTCGCCAAAGTTGAGCAGAAACCAGAGTCCAACAGCGtgccaaaagaaaaagaagcgCTTGTTCCAGTTGCGCCAAGACACTGCTCGTCTCCAAGCAGTAAGTTACTTCACCATCAACCTCGTGCTTTACCcgtgtatattaaaataaacaacgaTGGGCAGTGATTTAACTCTATATTGTGTTCAGTTTCAGAGAACAGTGGATACTCTTCAGGATACGAGAGCGAAGCGGCCGCGTCAGAGTGCGCATCTGTTGAAGACGGACACGAGCTGGAGAAAGAGGCCGTACAGCGCCGAATCCGAACCAAATTCACTCCAGAGCAGATCGACAAGCTCGAGAAAATCTTCAACAAGCACAAATACTTGGACGCAGGAGAGAGAATAAAAACAGCTCTTAAACTGAATCTATCCGAAACACAGGTGAgatacatttacgcatttggcagacgctgtATCCAAGTCATAAAATACAGCCCTTCCCTTACAGCAGTGAAGTTTCATTTGGAGAAGAAGCTTTAAAACACATGTTAACAGTGcgtttctttgtgtttcaggtCAGAACCTGGTTCCAGAACCGTCGGATGAAGTTGAAGCGTGAAGTGCAGGAGATGCAGGCGGATTATTTTCTCCCAGCTCTGGTTCTGCCTCACGTGCACCCGGGGGTCCAGTATCACTGTTACGACAGACAACGCTTTCAGTTTCCTGCACAAGTGCTTGCATCAGTGATGCATCATCATCAGATCTCTGCACAACACAGGATTCCACATCATCACATGATGATGCCTCAGCATTACTACTGACACTCTTTCCACGAAAACACTTACATCACATTCAGTGTGCAATATATGTACAGTTTAACGCGTTGTATAGAATACAGTCaagtgaaaatgtttaattataaagAAGAGTTTATTTATTGTGAGAAATAAAGTTCTAATGTTTTATTGCCTACTTTAAGTTTGTCTAATGGTCATGTGTTCAAGGTGAACTGTGAGAGGTTAAAGTTCAGACTGTCTGGAAGCGCGTTTGAAGTTGATTAGATCTGAGGGTTTCACATATTGCGCAACTTTTTCAAAAGAGGTTTTATCTCAATCAATTTCCTTTGACTTCTACAGATACTCTGTTATAATACACAAAACTCGAGCCAAGGTGTAAATACACATTGGGAACTTATTTTTTTAGCCtacatgaaatgttttattacaagAAACTtcataaatgatatttaaaaaggGCTTGTGactataatgttttattttataatcatgAAATGAATCCCAGTAAAAcgattaaaaaattataaaagtttCCTGCAGAGAGTTTATGAgccataaatataaataatccaAAAACCAACgagtttgtaaatgtaaaaggaaaataaagcatttgaatAACTGTTATATAAGAAAGACGTTGAAGAAAGCTAAAAGTGCTTCAATAACAAACAATACCGAATGCTGTTTCTGAGAAGTTATGCTGAGATGGAGTCTTATTTtttttgatgatgatgagatgagactgagtcttatttaaatgaaatgtaggcGCCAGAGAAACTCTAAACAAACCAGCTGAAGTCATTGATCCGCCACCAAGTGTCACACTGCGCTTTCATATGCGCGTGAAGCCATTGTGTTTGTCTCTACTGCGACACTTCAAACGACACTTAACTAGCAGATCATGGTCAACAATTAGTCCTAATTAAGTCGCCCATTGATGAGTTTACACTCTCTACATAATCCCCACAGACGGCGGGCTCCATGATgtctgtgggtgtgtgtgtacacgttgatccatacaatagaagggGATACAGTGTTGATCACCCGTTAACATCACACACATTAAAATAGACCAGAGGACGCCATGAGACTGTGagcagtcatacaggtttattCTGCGTGATCCATTATTTACATACTGTTACAGACCATATCACTTTTATTATCGTATGTTTATGTGTCATTCATCGGCCACTTTAGAAGAAACCTCAGTCAAATGTTTCAGTATCGTccagtgttttattctgtctcGCATTGCCGTAGCCTATCATGTGATTgatttaaagtttaaaacattttaaatattattagagGCTATAACGATCCgttcaatattgtttggtttcaGCTTTAAACCAAAATATAACTTTAGATGAGAGATGTTCACAAATTcgcaattttaaaatgaagcttTCCAGTCGTTCAACATTCTACAAACTAGCCTTGGGCATTGCATATAGAGAGATTGAACATGAAAGataacatttatcatttaaaataatccagATCTTAAAAGCTTTCGctgcatatttttttctaaccctttctgtttattttccaactttttttatttattcttgatCTTGAGATCAATTCTTGAACGAATCTCGCCTCTCGTTAGAATTATAGTATTGGTCTCAAATCGAGTTAAATTATTGACTAGCGACGAGCTGCTATAAATTCATGCAAAAGTTTAAACTGCTTGTTTGAATGAGTTCatgtaaaaacatgacattGATCACATACTTTTTACATAGAATATTTCAAACCCCGTGAGGATAAAAAAAGACCCAAACAGTCCCGTTTAATAAACAAGAACTTTTCATAtagtttt
Encoded here:
- the LOC130417130 gene encoding kinase non-catalytic C-lobe domain-containing protein 1-like translates to CVSVNADPLQTLITYTDWVSNWVSELVICDSVKAQTALLARFLAVGKFCYEMRNFATAVQILSGLENVIVRQLPAWKCPPSEGVCASEELKAVQVFLKSDNLCLMEGWQARAPPTLPAPHILAMHLQQLEIGSFTTTSGSLKWIKLRNIARVVSQVHAFQENLYSYTPDLELQSYLRGRIARLGECDISLLASDNNVNFNQMASDRHGRRIQDTLRRVKASFQ
- the LOC130417131 gene encoding homeobox protein vent1-like; this translates as MQTAGCDRGSHRQAGARLSHNHRICKDFNNDPLGLMIDNRSGVNAHAYVNAVLRRPIYWGSLRATLQTLLDCTRIINTRVDLTEKQTAIMVKNFSADWLAQSFHAAAPDDVPEPEKKRHRPHVPCLAQPRPPTSYDKIYVQPKPKVAKVEQKPESNSVPKEKEALVPVAPRHCSSPSISENSGYSSGYESEAAASECASVEDGHELEKEAVQRRIRTKFTPEQIDKLEKIFNKHKYLDAGERIKTALKLNLSETQVRTWFQNRRMKLKREVQEMQADYFLPALVLPHVHPGVQYHCYDRQRFQFPAQVLASVMHHHQISAQHRIPHHHMMMPQHYY